Proteins found in one Pempheris klunzingeri isolate RE-2024b chromosome 6, fPemKlu1.hap1, whole genome shotgun sequence genomic segment:
- the ect2 gene encoding protein ECT2: MADSSILTLGTARSLLVDSSVYDSRIAETTKDHVFLGMACEDGEDMLPKVETRVVLVGEAGRNGALVKALQAIKVMEVPVVKIREGEAGAEEKMMIKSIVNMDINTPCIITDNIQEFGDGENTEFETVFVLTDFDSPEYNYLYKRDNRIVGPPVVLHCAAKEDPLQFSCRPLYSTTMLNLSLCFTGFRNKEEMKNLVNLVHHMGGTIRKDFSTKVTHLIAYSTHGEKYRLAVCMGTPILTPSWIHKAWQRRDELNFHAGEEEFRTEFKVPPFQDCTLSFLGFSSEEKANMEERTLKHGGSYLEVGDERCTHMVVEENSIKELPFSPSKKLYVVKQEWFWGSIQMDARAGESMYLYEKNDSPAMKKAVSLLSLTTPNSNRKRRRLRDTLAQLTKETEISPFPPPRKRPSAEHSLSMGSLLDISNTPETCKALAESSKPCKSSTPVLSKQSARWQVSKELYQTESNYVDILSTILQLFKLPLEKEGQVGGPILAQEELKTIFGSIPEIHEVHTRIKSDLQELLTDWSEDRSVGDVILKYSKELVKAYPPFVNFFEMSKETIVRCEKQKPRFHAFLKINQSKPECGRQTLVELLIRPVQRLPSVALLLNDIKKHTSDDNPDKITLEKAIESLKEVMTHINEDKRKTEGQKQIFDVVYEVDGCPANLLSSHRSLVHRIETIALGDQPCDRGEHVTLFLFNDCLEIARKRHKVINTFKSPLGQTRPPPPLKHIALMPLSQIRRVLDLQDTEECVNAFALVVRPPTEQENLLFSFKLAGEEMGKSTWLRTLCRHVANTICRADAEDLIQCTDPDSLQVSTKDMDSTLSKASRAIKKTSKKVTRAFSFTKTPKRVIQRAFMANNTPDEKSQRLSCENRVGSSSTLAMSRSASTFSLSDSTKSSAVVQRSNSLDHPPVRARVPVCMRTPCSPTLNPAHSPGPNTASEFSQSLCPNYCPSTQERASNASLSVQPTQPHSSLYTSQQSSSSARPTPTSVPAVGNSTQLNSKPRSSQHVSRHLHSVGFQLRSPAPQPVNIKGRTFSESSRDPVVALDPHKAALTSPRRETLL, encoded by the exons GACATCAACACCCCGTGCATAATTACAGACAACATCCAGGAGtttggagatggagagaacaCTGAATTCGAGACAGTGTTCGTCCTCACTGACTTTGATTCTCCCGAATACAACTACCTCTACAAACGTGACAACCGCATTGTTGGGCCTCCTGTTGTGCTGCACTGTGCTGCGAAGGAGGAC CCTCTACAGTTTTCATGTCGTCCTCTCTACTCCACCACCATGCTCAACCTATCGCTGTGTTTCACCGGCTTCAGGAACAAAGAGGAAATG AAGAACTTGGTGAATCTGGTTCATCACATGGGTGGAACCATCCGGAAAGACTTCAGCACCAAGGTCACTCATCTCATTGCCTACTCCACACATGGAGAGAAGTACAGG CTGGCCGTGTGCATGGGGACGCCCATCCTCACGCCATCATGGATTCATAAGGCCTGGCAGCGAAGGGATGAATT GAACTTTCACGCTGGAGAAGAGGAGTTTCGAACAGAGTTCAAAGTGCCTCCATTTCAGGACTGCACTCTCAGTTTTTTGGGTTTCTCGAGTGAAGAGAAAGCTAACATGGAGGAGAGGACTCTCAAACATG GTGGCAGTTATCTTGAGGTTGGAGACGAGAGGTGTACACACATGGTGGTGGAGGAAAACTCAATAAAGGAGCTGCCATTTTCTCCCTCCAAGAAACTCTATGTGGTCAAACAGGAG TGGTTTTGGGGAAGCATTCAGATGGATGCTCGGGCCGGAGAGTCGATGTACCTCTATGAGAAG AACGACAGCCCAGCCATGAAGAAGGCAGTGTCCCTCCTGTCCCTCACCACCCCCAACAGTAACCGAAAGCGTCGGCGTTTGAGGGACACGCTGGCTCAGCTTACCAAGGAGACCGAGATCTCCCCATTCCCTCCGCCACGCAAGAGGCCATCAGCAGAGCACTCCCTGTCAATGGGCTCTCTTCTGGACATCTCTAACACCCCTGAGACATGCAAGGCCTTGGCAG AGAGTTCGAAGCCGTGCAAGAGTTCGACCCCAGTTCTGTCCAAGCAGTCAGCCAGGTGGCAGGTCTCCAAGGAACTCTACCAGACTGAGAGCAACTATGTAGACATTTTAAGCACCATCCTACAG CTTTTCAAGCTTCCATTGGAAAAAGAGGGGCAGGTAGGTGGACCCATCCTGGCCCAAGAAGAACTCAAGACGATATTTGGGAGCATACCAGAAATCCACGAGGTTCACACCAGAATAAAG AGTGACCTTCAGGAGCTCCTGACCGACTGGTCAGAGGACAGGAGCGTGGGAGATGTCATTCTCAAATAC tctAAAGAGCTGGTGAAGGCCTACCCACCCTTTGTCAACTTCTTTGAAATGAGCAAGGAGACTATTGTTCGGTGTGAGAAACAAAAGCCACGCTTCCATGCTTTTCTCAAG ATCAACCAGTCCAAGCCAGAGTGCGGCAGGCAAACACTGGTGGAGCTGCTCATCAGACCTGTGCAGAGACTACCCAGTGTGGCCCTTCTTCTTAACg ACATAAAGAAGCATACGTCAGATGATAACCCAGACAAGATAACACTGGAGAAAGCAATTGAGTCTCTGAAAGAAGTCATGAC TCACATCAATGAGGacaagaggaagacagagggcCAGAAGCAGATCTTTGATGTTGTTTATGAAGTTGATGGCTGTCCT GCCAACTTGCTGTCCTCACATCGCAGCCTGGTGCACCGAATAGAGACAATCGCCCTGGGAGACCAGCCATGTGACCGTGGAGAACATGTCACACTCTTCCTTTTCAATGACTGCCTTGAG ATTGCAAGGAAGCGACACAAGGTGATCAATACTTTTAAGAGTCCACTGGGCCAGACGAGACCGCCGCCACCACTCAAACACATTGCACTGATGCCGCTGTCCCAGATTCGAAGAGTGCTGGACCTGCAGGACACAGAGG AGTGCGTGAATGCATTCGCCTTGGTGGTTCGCCCTCCAACTGAACAGGAGAACTTGTTGTTCAGCTTCAAACTGGCTGGAGAGGAAATGGGTAAAAGCACCTGGCTGCGAACACTCTGCCGCCATGTCGCCAACACCATCTGCAGGGCTGATGCG GAGGACCTGATTCAGTGTACAGACCCAGATTCACTGCAGGTCAGCACTAAGGATATGGACAGCACCCTAAGCAAAGCCTCCAGGGCCATCAAGAAGACCTCTAAAAAG gtGACGAGGGCGTTTTCTTTCACCAAGACCCCAAAGCGTGTGATCCAGAGGGCATTCATGGCCAACAATACTCCGGATGAGAAAAGCCAGAGGCTGAGTTGTGAAAACCGCGTCGGCAGCAGCTCCACGCTGGCT ATGTCTCGCTCTGCCTCCACGTTCAGTCTGAGTGATTCTACCAAGAGCAGTGCTGTGGTGCAGCGCTCTAACTCTCTGGACCATCCTCCCGTCAGAGCCAGAGTCCCCGTCTGTATGCGTACCCCCTGCAGCCCAACCCTAAACCCTGCCCATAGCCCTGGCCCCAACACTGCCTCTGAGTTCAGCCAAAGCCTCTGCCCCAACTATTGCCCTAGCACCCAAGAACGGGCGTCGAATGCGTCATTATCAGTCCAACCAACACAACCGCATTCAAGCCTCTACACTTCCCAGCAGTCCTCCTCTTCAGCCCGTCCCACCCCCACCTCTGTTCCAGCTGTCGGAAACTCCACTCAGCTCAACTCCAAACCCAGATCTAGCCAGCATGTGTCCAGACACCTACACTCTGTAGGGTTCCAGCTAAGGTCCCCGGCTCCTCAGCCTGTTAATATCAAAGGCAGGACCTTCTCAGAGTCTTCCAGGGATCCTGTAGTCGCCTTGGACCCACACAAGGCTGCCCTGACCAGTCCTCGCAGGGAGACTCTGCTCTAA